Proteins encoded within one genomic window of Triticum aestivum cultivar Chinese Spring chromosome 2D, IWGSC CS RefSeq v2.1, whole genome shotgun sequence:
- the LOC123052982 gene encoding 26S proteasome non-ATPase regulatory subunit 11 homolog: protein MSAMQSSYLPATTESIAMAQEAKDASESILILYRVLEDPSSSSDAVRTKEVAITNLTNYLTKENRAEELRNLLTQLRPFFALIPKAKTAKIVRGIIDAVSKIPGTSDLQISLCKEMVEWTRAEKRTFLRQRVEARLAALLLESQEYTEALTLLPGLIKEVRRLDDKLLLVDIDLLESKLHFSLRNLPKAKASLTAARTAANAIYVPPAQQGTIDLQSGILHAEEKDYKTAYSYFFEAFEGFNALDDPKAIFCLKYMLLCKIMVNQADDVAGVISSKAGLKYVGPDVDAMKAVADAYSKRSLKYFETALGDYKAQLEEDPIVHRHLSSLYDTLLEQNLCRLIEAYSRVEIAHVAEMIELPIEHVEKKLSQMILDKKFAGTLDQGAGCLIIFEDAKTEAIFPATLETISNVGKVVESLYMRSAKIMA, encoded by the coding sequence ATGTCTGCCATGCAATCATCGTATCTTCCTGCTACCACTGAGTCAATTGCAATGGCTCAGGAAGCTAAGGATGCTTCAGAGTCCATTTTAATCCTCTACCGTGTGCTTGAAGACCCGTCTTCTTCTTCAGATGCAGTTAGAACAAAAGAAGTTGCCATTACAAATCTGACAAACTATCTCACAAAAGAGAACAGAGCCGAGGAGCTTAGGAATCTGTTGACCCAGCTCAGGCCATTTTTCGCACTGATTCCCAAGGCAAAGACCGCAAAGATTGTACGTGGCATCATTGATGCCGTTTCCAAGATACCTGGAACATCTGATCTTCAGATCTCACTCTGCAAGGAGATGGTGGAATGGACACGGGCAGAGAAACGTACCTTCCTCAGGCAGCGTGTGGAAGCAAGACTAGCAGCCCTTCTTTTGGAAAGTCAGGAGTACACTGAAGCTCTTACCCTTCTTCCTGGTCTTATCAAGGAAGTGAGGAGGCTGGATGACAAGTTGCTTCTTGTTGACATTGACCTTCTGGAGAGCAAACTCCATTTCTCTCTAAGGAACCTTCCAAAGGCCAAGGCTTCTCTGACTGCCGCAAGAACTGCAGCGAATGCCATTTATGTTCCGCCAGCGCAGCAGGGCACTATTGACCTGCAGAGTGGAATCCTTCATGCCGAAGAGAAGGATTACAAGACCGCCTACAGTTACTTCTTTGAAGCGTTTGAAGGGTTTAATGCACTGGACGACCCTAAGGCCATCTTCTGCTTGAAGTACATGCTTCTGTGCAAGATAATGGTCAACCAAGCTGATGATGTTGCAGGAGTAATCTCGTCTAAGGCAGGCCTGAAGTATGTTGGTCCTGATGTGGATGCTATGAAAGCTGTTGCGGATGCCTACTCGAAACGATCTCTCAAGTACTTTGAAACCGCTCTTGGTGACTACAAGGCCCAGCTGGAGGAGGATCCTATTGTCCACAGGCACCTCTCGTCTCTGTATGATACCCTCCTGGAGCAGAACCTGTGCAGGCTGATTGAAGCCTACTCAAGGGTGGAGATTGCGCACGTAGCAGAGATGATCGAGCTGCCAATCGAGCATGTTGAGAAGAAGCTGTCACAGATGATCCTGGACAAGAAATTCGCAGGGACTCTGGATCAGGGTGCGGGCTGCCTCATCATCTTCGAAGACGCCAAGACGGAGGCGATCTTCCCTGCTACGCTCGAAACAATTTCGAATGTGGGGAAGGTTGTCGAGAGCCTTTACATGAGGTCAGCAAAGATCATGGCTTGA
- the LOC123052981 gene encoding la-related protein 6C: MAAAKESSPDPDASATAAAAPPTPMSAPASFKFNVHAPEFVPMSPTATPMSAPAGGYYSPFLQMQPAPDWSFLHDHEPVFFMPDFAHAKFAAAAAAASNSAQAKGTGGGGADVAQKIVKQVEYQFSDINLVANEFLLKIMNKDSEGYVPLSVISSWKKIKSLGATNQMLVKALRTSTKLIVSDDGKKVRRRQPFTEKHKEELQSRMIIAENLPEDSSRNSLEKVFSVVGSVKNIKICHPQEPSSARASKSDTLVSNKMHALVEYETSQQAEKAVEKLNDERNWRKGLRVRTVLRRSPKSVMRLKRPDFDHYAGSDDESPHSQVSSDSPTSEAIHSPEAHPEDHQSGAKKGWARGRGKLHIVAPHSPQSAPAGAVGHFDTSSPRQASQKCPLSPRQVSQKCPFSPRQPPQGPRMPDGTRGFTMGRGKPAASSVAARTVAAPPPAPVLV, from the exons ATGGCCGCCGCGAAGGAGAGCAGCCCTGACCCCGACgccagcgccaccgccgccgcggcgccgcccaCGCCCATGTCGGCACCGGCGTCCTTCAAGTTCAACGTGCACGCGCCGGAGTTCGTGCCCATGTCGCCCACCGCCACGCCCATGTCCGCGCCGGCGGGCGGGTACTACTCGCCCTTCCTGCAGATGCAGCCGGCGCCCGACTGGAGCTTCCTCCATGACCACGAGCCCGTCTTCTTCATGCCCGACTTCGCGCACGCCaagttcgccgccgccgctgccgccgccagcaACAGCGCCCAGGCCAAGggcaccggcggcggcggagcCGACGTCGCGCAGAAGATCGTCAAGCAGGTCGAGTACCAGTTCAGCGACATTAACCTGGTCGCCAACGAGTTCTTGCTCAAGATCATGAACAAGGACTCCGAAGGCTACG TTCCCTTGTCAGTCATTTCATCATGGAAGAAGATCAAGTCTCTGGGAGCAACCAACCAGATGCTGGTCAAGGCTCTCCGCACCTCCACAAAGCTT ATTGTGAGCGATGATGGGAAGAAAGTTCGGCGCAGGCAGCCCTTCACCGAGAAGCACAAGGAAGAACTTCAG TCTCGGATGATCATAGCGGAGAATTTGCCAGAGGACTCATCAAGAAACAGCCTCGAGAAGGTCTTCAGTGTCGTTGGAAG TGTGAAGAACATCAAGATATGCCACCCCCAAGAGCCTAGCTCAGCCAGGGCTTCCAAGTCAGACACACTAGTGAGTAACAAG ATGCATGCTTTAGTCGAATATGAGACCTCACAGCAAGCTGAGAAAGCA GTAGAGAAGCTAAACGATGAGCGGAACTGGAGGAAAGGCCTCCGCGTGCGCACAGTACTCAGGCGCTCT CCCAAGTCAGTAATGAGGCTGAAGCGGCCTGATTTCGACCACTATGCTGGTTCCGATGACGAATCGCCACACTCACAGGTGTCATCCGACTCCCCAACTTCAGAAGCTATCCATTCACCTGAAGCTCAT CCAGAGGATCACCAGAGTGGGGCCAAGAAAGGGTGGGCAAGAGGGCGAGGGAAGCTCCATATCGTGGCACCGCACAGCCCGCAGTCTGCTCCCGCGGGAGCAGTCGGCCACTTTGACACATCGAGCCCTCGCCAGGCGTCCCAGAAATGCCCATTGAGCCCCAGGCAGGTTTCTCAGAAGTGCCCATTCAGCCCCAGGCAGCCTCCCCAGGGCCCGAGGATGCCCGACGGGACACGTGGGTTCACAATGGGCCGGGGGAAGCCAGCGGCATCATCCGTGGCAGCCCGGACGGTTGCTGCTCCTCCTCCGGCTCCTGTTCTTGTCTAG